aaaataaaaaaacaacccaaaactTGTGTTTCATtgcagcattaaacatgaatattaaAGCAATTTCCCTCAAAACTTCGACCTAAGCAAGTGTTTTGCATGAGCTTAATGGGATGTTAGGGACAATAAAGTGAAGGTTGTATGCAttactcccatcattatatagcaagccagatGCTGATAATGCTGCAGCATATCTCCCCTTAAATAGTGTGagacagcataactcctatcattatattctGAGCATGACGGTGGTGTGGTATAACTCCTATTAGACATGCATTCATACGAATTCTAAAACTACCAAATTTTGGGATACAGAAAATACATGTCTTTCTGGAACACTTGTGACAAATTACATGTGGAGGTTGAAACACCGATCAGAAGTCTGATGGAGGAAAAAGCCATCATGGACACCTCAGAGTACATGCAGGCCACCCTCTGCCAAGGGTTAGGGGTAAGTTGTGccttaaaaaaactatttaaaaatgtcaaaaagcaCATCTTGTCCGAGTATATGAGATGATGCAGCATAAAAAGCTAAACGATGGAGAGATGTAGGAATTGGAAGCGGCAGTAGTGCCATCTATATGGCATTTTCCAAACCCTTGCACCCATGCAACGCAGCAGCCATTCGGGCAGAGGCCGCTGATACTTGGTATGTACCACCCAAGCTCCCCAAAGTCAAATTAGtgctttaaaaatgattaaagcCTTCTAACTGCCAATACGTCCTACTACTGAACCTTAGTTATTGGGACCAGAAAGCTGTTATCTAGCCCAGCAACTACTTTCATGCCCACCCACCAGTGTCCAATGCAGGGCTACCATCAAGGGTGTACAACTATTACAGTAATATGGGGACTGGCTGACGTGGAGGGCCCGCTCAGGgagttttcttaaaataaaagcttGGCAGCCACTGGACCACCAATTATAGGGGGGCTATAAGAGAATCCCTTGCTAGGGTCCTGGATTGCCCAGGACAATCCCACAGTCGGACTTTATGTTCGCCGCAGCCTCAGTCCTGGAGTTAAAGAAAtggactcagccaatcaggaaagaCTTCTCAACTCATGAGCTGAACTAATTGGGTGAGAGTTCAAAAGCCCCTCCTGATTAAAGAGCTCAGTGTAAGCTCCAGCCAGCACTAGGTTAGAAACCCAGTGTGAGTAATGTGCACgtgaaaacacatttaatgtctggtaatagaggggctAATACTGCCCCTTTTGAAAAATATGAAGTGTGCAGAGAATTCATTCTATTGTACAAACAGATTTCTTGAGAAGAAATTACAGAGCTAGATATAAATGGTATATTTGtacgtatatataaatgtacatgtctaaaaatgtaaagggctGAATAGAatgcatgtttttaattttgccttttgttttttattctagtGTTAAAACTGCTAATTGCTCATCCTTTGCAAGCTCAGTGAATGAAAGCTTAAGGTTAGACCAGGATTTACATACTCACCCTTGAATGGTTCAACAGCAGAGGATAGCTTGGGCTATTATATaaggaataaaatgtatatatcataaCACCTGACTAATCTCACCAACAAAGACGGTTCGTGCTGAAATGTCAAGTTTCCGCTGCAAAACGTATCTGCATTCTGGGAGCTTTTGTTGCCACAAAAACCTCCAGCTACACTAAGCAGCCAATTTAGATTTATAAATCCCGCTTCCAGGCTGTTTGTTTCTTCCAATTCCCACATCATTTATCACCAGTGATTATCTTGTATTACAAACTATTTCATTTAACTCATATAGCCATTTGGTATTCTATTGTTCCATGAGTGACTTctattttcttgtgtgtttaaatattgAATTCCTAGAACTGACAATGCTCTGTGTTGAAAATATCTCCCGGACAAACGTCTTGAAGCATCTTTCTGCAACTTGAGGCAGCGGGGCTGTTCCGATGTCCTTCGATCTGCTTTGCGGCACAGATCCTGTCAATGTTCAGGGGGCGATTTCCTCCTTCACAAAGTAGCCTTAATAGCTTTGAATGCCCCATGCGTGATTTTATCCATCATTCCATAATGCCTTTCATATATTGGTATTATAGGTTACCATACCAAAAATGGTTTTACCTGCTTAAATGATACTtaaagaaatcccccccagtgcAATTTACTGCATGCAGATCTGCGCAGGCAATCATTCGGAAACAATCCTCTCTCGTTTGGGAGCATTAATCAGCCCTCGTCTCGCTGAGCTCCAACCAAAAATCATTGATAGTAGCAGTATGCTGGCTACCTGAAGTGTTTAGCTGGCATACATGCCATTTGTCTGCTACTTCAGAAAGCGTATATACAAGTTTACAAACTAGCACTTCCTGGTTTCAATAGACACAGCCAGGGGACAAACAAAAAGGAGACAGAAGTGTCATTAAGTTTACaagatttattttgttacacCATGAGGATTTACTTCTGGCTGGATTCAGATTTGGATGTGGATGCCCTCAGTGAAGACAGTCTACGCCTCTTGGCAATCTGCTCCTGGCGCTTCTCCTTAGCttcctataaaacaaaaataaaaccaatgtattaaaatgccataaTAGAGATTACACGTAGTGATAAAAAGCTTCAGCTGGTCACTGAGTGTTCATTTTAGTGTTAAAGGCAGTTTCCAGATGAACAGTGTAAGAAGAGTAAGATAGCAAAGGAATAAAGACAGGACAAAGGCAAATACGAGGGAGAATATGAACAATCTAATGGGTAACTGTGTGAAAAAATAGCTTACATACAAAGTACCTTTTGTTTTGCTGCTACCTAATAAGTTAAGTAACCACACTGTCAGACTATTCTCAAAGCGCATAACCCGTACATATGACCATGTAGCACAACAATATGGTAGATGAGGcatgtaaatatacataaaatgcacTATTACAGAAGAGGTCTGAACTCACGTAATCAAATGAAGCGGGAGACCTTCATGTCCATAAAGTAGCCAATAATGACCTTTATGCACATAAATAACTACCTGAACAGACTAAAGCACTAACCCTGAGAAGCCACACTTCTATTTCAACCACATTCATAAAGTGCAACAGTGCGATAGGTAAATAGCATTTCAATGTATAGAATTTTTGCAAACCGAGGTCAAGCGTACAGCATATTTCTACTGAAATCTCATTCTTGCACTGCCTAGATTCAAGACCATTGGTCCATTAGAGGGACCTACTTGCTGCTGTGCTTGCTCAATACAGACTTTAAACCCCAGAAACAGTTTTTCTAATCCACAAGGAGCAAAAGGCACAGAAACTGTTTGCCCGCTGTCACCAAATGATTCTATATCATGCCAGGGTGTTCAACTCATTGGTTTTCCAATAGAAAgtgcaggagaacaggaaggaaTATGCCAAGCTGCACACGTTACATACAAAGCAATTAAAAAGGTGTTCAGCTCGCCCTGCTGAATTTAGTACCAATTACTTATAACCTCCCTAGTACTGCTGAATGCCCAACCTCTTCCCAGGAATAACCTAAATAGCCTCATATTTCCAGGAGACTGGCCACGCAACTCAAAAAGCAGGCACTGGTACAACAGAAAAACCTTCTGAAGTCTTTTTATATGATAAACTTTCAGAGAAACAAACTGACAATTCTTTGGCTTCTTTAGGACTACGACAGATTTGCAGTGTTTAGGGGAAACAGCATCATTAAGTATCACACAAGATATCATACCTTTGTCCTTTTTGCCAGCAGCTTGGCATACTCGGATGCCTCCTCCTTGTTCTTCTGAGTGCGCTGCTTCTTCAGAGCAATACGTCTGCGCTTGTGCTGCAGAACTCTAGGGGTCACAAGACGCTGGATCTTGGGTGCCTTTGTCCTGGCCTTCTTTCCTGCAGACAAGCACAAGGGCTATCAGCCAACAtacactttacacacacatttatatcaaGTATCTAGATAATGCTGTTGGACCGCAAACATCTGGGGCTGCAGAGATCATTGGTAGAGGTAGATTTATTAACCCTGCTACAGATGAGGCATTTCAATAACTACATAAAGATTCCTGGAACaatattagtaataaatatcaaataaaGCCTTAAATACTAAACATACGAAAACATTAAGCTTTGAGTTTATTAATACAGATTTAGAAATATGTTAGAATCTGTAGTTACATTTCTGGTATGTTAGCATCATTAATGTGCCAAGATGAATAAGGGCATGGCATTTTGTCTCACCACgttatatcttttatatatctGGTCAATACTTAAGGTAACCAAATCCGCCCAGAGCAACTCATATCAGAACACAAGCTTACCTTCCTTGGCGAGTGGCTTTCTCACCACATACTGACGCACATCATCTTCTTTGGACAGGTTGAACAGCTTGCGGATTCTGCTGGCCCTTTTGGGACCCAGGCGACGGGGAACGGTGTTGTCAGTGAGACCAGGAATGTCCTTCTCACCTAAAAACCCATAGAAGGATTAGATCCCGAGATATATCAGATCAGTGTATAATTAAATAACTGCACATTACGGCGAACCAAACAATTGTTGAGTGcaattatattgcaaacctttCTAAAGCTAAATGCCCATCCCTAACACTCTAATAACTCAAAAACCATGTTTATTTTCCCTAGTCCTAAGACTATGCACTGAAATACAGGTAAAATAGAGTGAAGATGCTTGCCTAGAACAGTGTCCGTTATTCATATACCCCTAGACTATGTATTTGGGATACTCTCCTCACTCACAGGAGAAGCAGAGCAAAAGGTGACTGCTTCACCAAACTTAGGACAAGAGTTCTTTCAAGTTCATATTTCCTCAGAACAGGTCTCTGCCAGCActtcagatttatttatttactttttaacacTAGCTTAGTTTACAAAGCATTTTCTATTCCCTTCAATTAAATAGCAGTGATGCATTAAGCTGCATCTTACCTTTCCTGACAATAACCAAGTTCAAGACACTCAGGTTAGCATCAACGATGCAGCCGCGGACAGATTTACGCTTGCGT
The DNA window shown above is from Spea bombifrons isolate aSpeBom1 chromosome 1, aSpeBom1.2.pri, whole genome shotgun sequence and carries:
- the RPS6 gene encoding 40S ribosomal protein S6 codes for the protein MKLNISFPATGCQKLIEVDDERKLRTFYEKRMATEVAADPLGDEWKGYVVRISGGNDKQGFPMKQGVLTHGRVRLLLSKGHSCYRPRRTGERKRKSVRGCIVDANLSVLNLVIVRKGEKDIPGLTDNTVPRRLGPKRASRIRKLFNLSKEDDVRQYVVRKPLAKEGKKARTKAPKIQRLVTPRVLQHKRRRIALKKQRTQKNKEEASEYAKLLAKRTKEAKEKRQEQIAKRRRLSSLRASTSKSESSQK